In the Paramormyrops kingsleyae isolate MSU_618 chromosome 6, PKINGS_0.4, whole genome shotgun sequence genome, one interval contains:
- the LOC111844716 gene encoding DDB1- and CUL4-associated factor 1-like isoform X1 — protein MALGSPSVDSKAELSSLLEKWEQDQQGSTQDLVSILTKISELIERETEEYHKADPDPFDDRHPGRADPECMLGHLLKILFKNDDFMNALVNTYVMTSREVPLNTAACRLLQNIMPGLETAVVFQEKEGIVERLFKWAQEGDQTLRIYATGLLAGAMENQDIAANYREENSVLVPLMLQRLRELQEKEAECRQDFKRPSPRKTLGEPLLPLDEEAVDGDFEDSALPVTNNGGDWGGQSNAYEGEKQPDLSFRLNSSHKTSSRANSAVKALAKPESDVGETAAKREDEGQVRKKENGRKAKQKLNFSLPEPERNLSELSNSSWSEMSPWVIGTNYHLYPLTPAIEQRLILQYLTPLGEYQELLAVFMQLGARELLMHYIDLKQTNDVQLTFEALKYLASLLLHKKFAAEFVAHGGVQKLLEIPRPSMAATGVSLCLYYLAYNQDAMERVCMLPPSILAEVVNYTLWLLECSHASGCCHATMFFSISFAFRAVLELFDRQDGLRRLVNLISTLEILNPEDQGALLSDDEIFSSRQTAKHTCMALRRYFEAHLAIKVEQVKQSLHRTEGGTPVHPQPYYKACTYTHEQVVEMMEFLTEYGPARLYWEPAEVFHKLSCIQLLLQLISIACDWRTYYGRSDTVRYALDILAILTVVPKTQLLLAESVDVLDEGGSSVSTVGMSIILVVAEGEVFVNDAEIQKSALQVVINCVCAPDKRVSSIGKFISGTPRRRLPHHTKSSESVLTKMWNVVQSNNGIKVLLSLLTVKMPITDADQIRALACKALVGLSRSASVRQIISKLPLFSSGQIQQLMKEPVLQDKRSEHVRFCKFAAELIERVSGKPLLIGTDVSLARLQRASVVAQSRITFPEKELLLLIRSHLLAKGLNETANALTKEADLPMVLPHSSSAFPIVSVAPPASPVATLPRTPRLANGVAARLSHASLSSTPASIHAQPRPSTSQPPSSLPALPPAAPPPHSNGSPLIGRIVFTRERPSPCLSSGSSKKPRVLRQKSDHGAFSQTPAMKKQPDRHLPSPPALDSIITEYLREQHARCKNPVTTCPPFSLFTPHQCPEPKQRRQAPTNFTPRHTRRVVYPKYGGVDGGCFDRHLIFSRFRPISVFREAEEDESGFMCCAFSARERFLMLGTCTGQLKLYNVFTGQEEASYNCHSSAITHLEPSRDGSLLLTSASWSYPLSALWGMQSVFIIKHSFLDDHYVEFSKLSQDRVIGTKEYIAHIYDIQTGQKILTLNNPDLANNYKRNCATFNPTDDLVLNDGVLWDVRSAQAIHKFDKFNMNISGVFHPNGLEVIINTEIWDLRTFHLLHTVPALDQCRIVFNNNGTVIYGAMLQADDEEDMMEQQLKSPFGSSFRTFDATDYKPIATIDVKRNIFDLCTDTKDCYLAVIENQDSINMDTVCRLYEVGRQRLAEEEEDEEDQEDEDQEDDDDDDDDDSDDDLDDVDTDPLLAELENENGGEEEEEEEEEDGEHDFSPSDDEEVARLLEEGEEDDDDDDDEDSDDNEDVELILENTDSSDNSDLEDDIILSLNE, from the exons GAAGAGCAGATCCAGAATGCATGCTTGGGCACCTGCTCAAAATCCTGTTCAAGAATGATGATTTCATGAATGCG CTGGTGAACACCTATGTGATGACGAGCAGAGAGGTCCCTCTCAATACGGCAGCCTGTCGCCTTCTTCAGAACATCATGCCCGGCCTGGAAACTGCTGTGGTATTTCAGGAGAAG GAGGGCATTGTGGAGAGGCTCTTCAAGTGGGCGCAGGAGGGAGACCAGACACTGCGCATATATGCAACAGGGCTGCTGGCCGGGGCCATGGAGAACCAGGACATTGCTGCCAACTACAGGGAGGAGAACTCTGTCCTT GTACCCCTGATGTTACAGCGCCTGCGGGAGCTGCAGGAGAAGGAAGCAGAGTGCCGGCAGGATTTCAAGCGGCCAAGTCCCCGGAAGACTCTGGGGGAGCCGCTTCTCCCGCTGGATGAAGAGGCCGTGGATGGGGACTTCGAGGATTCTGCCTTGCCTGTGACAAACAATGGGGGCGATTGGGGGGGGCAGTCTAACGCATACGAAGGAGAGAAGCAACCCGATCTGTCCTTTCGCCTCAACTCTTCCCACAAGACCAGCAGCCGTGCCAACTCCGCCGTAAAGGCTTTGGCGAAACCTGAGTCAGATGTGGGCGAAACGGCCGCAAAGAGGGAAGATGAAGGTCAGGTGAGGAAAAAGGAGAATGGGCGCAAGGCCAAACAGAAGCTGAATTTCTCACTTCCGGAGCCAGAAAGGAACTTGAGTGAACTATCCAACAGTAGCTGGTCGGAGATGAGCCCTTGGGTCATTGGCACCAATTACCACCTGTACCCTCTTACCCCTGCCATCGAGCAGCGGCTCATCCTGCAGTACCTCACTCCTCTTGGCGAGTACCAGGAG CTGTTGGCTGTGTTCATGCAGTTGGGGGCGCGAGAGCTGCTCATGCATTATATTGACCTCAAACAAACCAATGATGTCCAGCTGACTTTTGAAGCTCTCAAG TATCTGGCTTCCTTGCTTCTGCACAAGAAGTTTGCGGCAGAGTTTGTCGCCCACGGAGGGGTGCAGAAACTGCTGGAGATCCCTCGGCCGTCCATGGCTGCCACGGGCGTCTCGCTGTGCCTTTACTACTTGGCTTACAACCAGGATGCCATGGAACGG GTATGCATGCTTCCACCCTCCATCCTGGCCGAGGTTGTGAACTACACGCTCTGGCTCCTGGAATGCTCCCACGCATCTGGCTGCTGTCATGCGACCATGTTCTTCTCTATCTCCTTTGCCTTCCGTGCCGTTCTCGAGCTCTTTGATCGCCAGGATGGACTCCGCCGGTTGGTCAACCTG ATCAGTACGCTGGAGATCCTGAATCCTGAGGACCAGGGGGCCCTGCTGAGTGACGATGAGATCTTCTCCAGTCGGCAGACGGccaaacacacatgcatggCACTGCGAAGGTACTTCGAGGCTCACCTGGCCATAAAGGTGGAGCAGGTGAAGCAGTCCCTGCACCGTACTGAGGGGGGTACCCCTGTTCACCCACAGCCTTACTACAAG GCGTGCACCTACACCCATGAGCAGGTTGTGGAGATGATGGAGTTCCTGACAGAGTATGGCCCTGCACGACTGTACTGGGAACCAGCTGAGGTCTTCCACAAGCTCTCCTGCATCCAGCTTCTGCTGCAGCTCATCTCCATTGCTTGTGATTGGAGGACCTACTACGGCAG GAGTGACACAGTGCGTTACGCCCTGGATATCTTGGCGATCCTCACAGTGGTGCCTAAGACGCAGCTGCTGCTGGCTGAATCTGTGGACGTTCTGGATGAGGGGGGGTCCTCTGTCTCCACTGTGG GGATGAGTATCATCCTGGTGGTAGCTGAGGGCGAGGTGTTTGTGAACGACGCCGAGATCCAGAAATCCGCGCTGCAGGTGGTGATCAACTGCGTGTGTGCGCCAGACAAGCGCGTCTCCAGCATTGGCAAGTTCATCTCCGGCACGCCCCGGCGGCGCCTGCCGCACCACACGAAGAGCAGCGAGAGCGTGCTCACCAAGATGTGGAACGTGGTCCAGTCCAACAACGGCATTAAGGTGCTGCTGTCGCTGCTCACGGTCAAGATGCCCATCACCGACGCCGACCAGATCCGCGCCCTGGCCTGCAAGGCGCTGGTGGGGCTGTCGCGGAGCGCCTCCGTCAGGCAGATCATCAGCAAGCTGCCGCTCTTCAGCAGTGGGCAGATCCAGCAGCTCATGAAGGAGCCTGTGCTGCAGGACAAGCGCAGCGAGCACGTCCGCTTCTGCAAGTTCGCCGCCGAGCTCATCGAGCGCGTCTCCGGCAAGCCGCTGCTCATCGGCACCGACGTGTCCCTGGCCCGGCTGCAGAGGGCCAGCGTCGTGGCCCAATCACGCATCACCTTCCCTGAGAAGGAGCTGCTGCTGTTGATCCGcagccacctgctggccaagggCCTCAACGAAACGGCCAACGCCCTCACCAAAGAGGCTGACCTGCCAATGGTCCTGCCGCATTCCTCCTCCGCCTTTCCCATCGTCTCTGTTGCCCCTCCTGCCTCTCCTGTCGCCACCCTTCCCCGCACACCTCGCCTTGCCAACGGCGTAGCTGCCCGTCTGAGCCACgcctccctctcctccacaCCTGCCTCCATCCATGCTCAGCCCCGCCCATCGACTTCGCAGCCGCCCTCCTCTctccctgccctgccccctgcaGCCCCACCTCCACACAGCAACGGCTCGCCCCTGATTGGCCGCATCGTCTTCACCCGGGAGCGGCCCTCCCCCTGTCTCAGCAGTGGCAGTAGTAAGAAACCCAGGGTGCTGCGGCAGAAATCGGACCACGGTGCGTTCAGCCAGACGCCCGCCATGAAGAAGCAGCCGGACCGGCACCTTCCCTCGCCGCCGGCACTCGACAGCATCATCACCGAGTATCTGCGTGAGCAGCACGCCCGCTGCAAGAACCCCGTCACCACCTGCCCGCCGTTTTCCCTTTTCACCCCTCACCAGTGCCCCGAGCCCAAGCAGCGACGCCAGGCGCCCACCAACTTCACCCCCCGGCACACACGCAGGGTGGTCTATCCCAAATATGGCGGCGTGGATGGAGGCTGCTTCGACAGACACCTCATCTTCAGCAG ATTCCGGCCAATCTCGGTGTTCAGGGAGGCGGAGGAGGACGAGAGCGGCTTCATGTGCTGTGCCTTCTCTGCGCGCGAGCGCTTCCTTATGCTGGGCACCTGCACGGGGCAGCTGAAGCTCTACAATGTCTTCACAGGGCAGGAGGAAGCCAGCTATAACTGCCACAGCTCAGCCATCACACACTTGGAGCCCTCGAGG GATGGCTCTTTGCTGCTCACATCAGCCTCGTGGAGTTACCCCCTCTCTGCACTCTGGGGCATGCAGTCAGTATTCATTATAAA GCATTCCTTTTTAGATGATCATTACGTGGAGTTTAGCAAACTTTCTCAGGACCGAGTCATTGGCACAAAGGAATATATCGCTCAT ATATATGACATCCAGACTGGCCAGAAGATCCTGACTCTCAACAACCCCGACTTGGCCAACAATTACAAGAGGAACTGCGCGACATTTAACCCCACAGATGACCTGGTGCTGAATGACGGCGTGCTGTGGGATGTGCGCTCTGCTCAAGCCATACACAAGTTTGATAAGTTCAACATGAACATCAGTGGTGTCTTCCATCCCAATGGACTTGAGGTCATCATCAACACAGAGATT TGGGACTTGCGGACTTTTCACCTTCTCCACACGGTCCCAGCCCTGGACCAGTGCCGGATAGTCTTCAACAACAATGGTACAGTCATCTACGGAG CGATGCTACAGGCCGATGATGAGGAGGACATGATGGAGCAGCAGCTAAAAAGCCCCTTTGGCTCCTCCTTCAGGACGTTTGATGCAACTGACTACAAGCCCATTG CAACAATTGATGTaaaaaggaatatttttgacCTTTGCACGGACACTAAGGACTGCTATCTAGCTGTTATTGAG AACCAAGATTCAATCAACATGGATACAGTCTGCCGGCTCTATGAGGTGGGCCGGCAGCGATTagcagaggaagaggaagacgaAGAAGACCAG GAGGATGAAGACCAGGAGGATGACGAcgatgacgacgacgacgatTCTGATGATGACCTGGATGATGTAGACACAGATCCCTTGCTCGCAGAGCTAGAGAATGAGAATGGAggtgaagaggaggaagaggaagaggaggaggacggAGAGCACGACTTCTCACCTTCTGATGATGAGGAGGTGGCACGCCTGCTGGAAGAAGGGGAGGAAGACGATGATGACGACGATGATGAAGATTCGGACGACAATGAAGATGTTGAGCTCATTCTGGAGAACA CAGACAGTTCTGACAATTCGGACCTGGAGGATGACATCATTCTGTCTCTGAATGAGTGA
- the LOC111844716 gene encoding DDB1- and CUL4-associated factor 1-like isoform X2, with protein sequence MALGSPSVDSKAELSSLLEKWEQDQQGSTQDLVSILTKISELIERETEEYHKADPDPFDDRHPGRADPECMLGHLLKILFKNDDFMNALVNTYVMTSREVPLNTAACRLLQNIMPGLETAVVFQEKEGIVERLFKWAQEGDQTLRIYATGLLAGAMENQDIAANYREENSVLVPLMLQRLRELQEKEAECRQDFKRPSPRKTLGEPLLPLDEEAVDGDFEDSALPVTNNGGDWGGQSNAYEGEKQPDLSFRLNSSHKTSSRANSAVKALAKPESDVGETAAKREDEGQVRKKENGRKAKQKLNFSLPEPERNLSELSNSSWSEMSPWVIGTNYHLYPLTPAIEQRLILQYLTPLGEYQELLAVFMQLGARELLMHYIDLKQTNDVQLTFEALKYLASLLLHKKFAAEFVAHGGVQKLLEIPRPSMAATGVSLCLYYLAYNQDAMERVCMLPPSILAEVVNYTLWLLECSHASGCCHATMFFSISFAFRAVLELFDRQDGLRRLVNLISTLEILNPEDQGALLSDDEIFSSRQTAKHTCMALRRYFEAHLAIKVEQVKQSLHRTEGGTPVHPQPYYKACTYTHEQVVEMMEFLTEYGPARLYWEPAEVFHKLSCIQLLLQLISIACDWRTYYGRSDTVRYALDILAILTVVPKTQLLLAESVDVLDEGGSSVSTVGMSIILVVAEGEVFVNDAEIQKSALQVVINCVCAPDKRVSSIGKFISGTPRRRLPHHTKSSESVLTKMWNVVQSNNGIKVLLSLLTVKMPITDADQIRALACKALVGLSRSASVRQIISKLPLFSSGQIQQLMKEPVLQDKRSEHVRFCKFAAELIERVSGKPLLIGTDVSLARLQRASVVAQSRITFPEKELLLLIRSHLLAKGLNETANALTKEADLPMVLPHSSSAFPIVSVAPPASPVATLPRTPRLANGVAARLSHASLSSTPASIHAQPRPSTSQPPSSLPALPPAAPPPHSNGSPLIGRIVFTRERPSPCLSSGSSKKPRVLRQKSDHGAFSQTPAMKKQPDRHLPSPPALDSIITEYLREQHARCKNPVTTCPPFSLFTPHQCPEPKQRRQAPTNFTPRHTRRVVYPKYGGVDGGCFDRHLIFSRFRPISVFREAEEDESGFMCCAFSARERFLMLGTCTGQLKLYNVFTGQEEASYNCHSSAITHLEPSRDGSLLLTSASWSYPLSALWGMQSVFIIKHSFLDDHYVEFSKLSQDRVIGTKEYIAHIYDIQTGQKILTLNNPDLANNYKRNCATFNPTDDLVLNDGVLWDVRSAQAIHKFDKFNMNISGVFHPNGLEVIINTEIWDLRTFHLLHTVPALDQCRIVFNNNGTVIYGAMLQADDEEDMMEQQLKSPFGSSFRTFDATDYKPIATIDVKRNIFDLCTDTKDCYLAVIENQDSINMDTVCRLYEVGRQRLAEEEEDEEDQEDEDQEDDDDDDDDDSDDDLDDVDTDPLLAELENENGGEEEEEEEEEDGEHDFSPSDDEEVARLLEEGEEDDDDDDDEDSDDNEDVELILENNSSDNSDLEDDIILSLNE encoded by the exons GAAGAGCAGATCCAGAATGCATGCTTGGGCACCTGCTCAAAATCCTGTTCAAGAATGATGATTTCATGAATGCG CTGGTGAACACCTATGTGATGACGAGCAGAGAGGTCCCTCTCAATACGGCAGCCTGTCGCCTTCTTCAGAACATCATGCCCGGCCTGGAAACTGCTGTGGTATTTCAGGAGAAG GAGGGCATTGTGGAGAGGCTCTTCAAGTGGGCGCAGGAGGGAGACCAGACACTGCGCATATATGCAACAGGGCTGCTGGCCGGGGCCATGGAGAACCAGGACATTGCTGCCAACTACAGGGAGGAGAACTCTGTCCTT GTACCCCTGATGTTACAGCGCCTGCGGGAGCTGCAGGAGAAGGAAGCAGAGTGCCGGCAGGATTTCAAGCGGCCAAGTCCCCGGAAGACTCTGGGGGAGCCGCTTCTCCCGCTGGATGAAGAGGCCGTGGATGGGGACTTCGAGGATTCTGCCTTGCCTGTGACAAACAATGGGGGCGATTGGGGGGGGCAGTCTAACGCATACGAAGGAGAGAAGCAACCCGATCTGTCCTTTCGCCTCAACTCTTCCCACAAGACCAGCAGCCGTGCCAACTCCGCCGTAAAGGCTTTGGCGAAACCTGAGTCAGATGTGGGCGAAACGGCCGCAAAGAGGGAAGATGAAGGTCAGGTGAGGAAAAAGGAGAATGGGCGCAAGGCCAAACAGAAGCTGAATTTCTCACTTCCGGAGCCAGAAAGGAACTTGAGTGAACTATCCAACAGTAGCTGGTCGGAGATGAGCCCTTGGGTCATTGGCACCAATTACCACCTGTACCCTCTTACCCCTGCCATCGAGCAGCGGCTCATCCTGCAGTACCTCACTCCTCTTGGCGAGTACCAGGAG CTGTTGGCTGTGTTCATGCAGTTGGGGGCGCGAGAGCTGCTCATGCATTATATTGACCTCAAACAAACCAATGATGTCCAGCTGACTTTTGAAGCTCTCAAG TATCTGGCTTCCTTGCTTCTGCACAAGAAGTTTGCGGCAGAGTTTGTCGCCCACGGAGGGGTGCAGAAACTGCTGGAGATCCCTCGGCCGTCCATGGCTGCCACGGGCGTCTCGCTGTGCCTTTACTACTTGGCTTACAACCAGGATGCCATGGAACGG GTATGCATGCTTCCACCCTCCATCCTGGCCGAGGTTGTGAACTACACGCTCTGGCTCCTGGAATGCTCCCACGCATCTGGCTGCTGTCATGCGACCATGTTCTTCTCTATCTCCTTTGCCTTCCGTGCCGTTCTCGAGCTCTTTGATCGCCAGGATGGACTCCGCCGGTTGGTCAACCTG ATCAGTACGCTGGAGATCCTGAATCCTGAGGACCAGGGGGCCCTGCTGAGTGACGATGAGATCTTCTCCAGTCGGCAGACGGccaaacacacatgcatggCACTGCGAAGGTACTTCGAGGCTCACCTGGCCATAAAGGTGGAGCAGGTGAAGCAGTCCCTGCACCGTACTGAGGGGGGTACCCCTGTTCACCCACAGCCTTACTACAAG GCGTGCACCTACACCCATGAGCAGGTTGTGGAGATGATGGAGTTCCTGACAGAGTATGGCCCTGCACGACTGTACTGGGAACCAGCTGAGGTCTTCCACAAGCTCTCCTGCATCCAGCTTCTGCTGCAGCTCATCTCCATTGCTTGTGATTGGAGGACCTACTACGGCAG GAGTGACACAGTGCGTTACGCCCTGGATATCTTGGCGATCCTCACAGTGGTGCCTAAGACGCAGCTGCTGCTGGCTGAATCTGTGGACGTTCTGGATGAGGGGGGGTCCTCTGTCTCCACTGTGG GGATGAGTATCATCCTGGTGGTAGCTGAGGGCGAGGTGTTTGTGAACGACGCCGAGATCCAGAAATCCGCGCTGCAGGTGGTGATCAACTGCGTGTGTGCGCCAGACAAGCGCGTCTCCAGCATTGGCAAGTTCATCTCCGGCACGCCCCGGCGGCGCCTGCCGCACCACACGAAGAGCAGCGAGAGCGTGCTCACCAAGATGTGGAACGTGGTCCAGTCCAACAACGGCATTAAGGTGCTGCTGTCGCTGCTCACGGTCAAGATGCCCATCACCGACGCCGACCAGATCCGCGCCCTGGCCTGCAAGGCGCTGGTGGGGCTGTCGCGGAGCGCCTCCGTCAGGCAGATCATCAGCAAGCTGCCGCTCTTCAGCAGTGGGCAGATCCAGCAGCTCATGAAGGAGCCTGTGCTGCAGGACAAGCGCAGCGAGCACGTCCGCTTCTGCAAGTTCGCCGCCGAGCTCATCGAGCGCGTCTCCGGCAAGCCGCTGCTCATCGGCACCGACGTGTCCCTGGCCCGGCTGCAGAGGGCCAGCGTCGTGGCCCAATCACGCATCACCTTCCCTGAGAAGGAGCTGCTGCTGTTGATCCGcagccacctgctggccaagggCCTCAACGAAACGGCCAACGCCCTCACCAAAGAGGCTGACCTGCCAATGGTCCTGCCGCATTCCTCCTCCGCCTTTCCCATCGTCTCTGTTGCCCCTCCTGCCTCTCCTGTCGCCACCCTTCCCCGCACACCTCGCCTTGCCAACGGCGTAGCTGCCCGTCTGAGCCACgcctccctctcctccacaCCTGCCTCCATCCATGCTCAGCCCCGCCCATCGACTTCGCAGCCGCCCTCCTCTctccctgccctgccccctgcaGCCCCACCTCCACACAGCAACGGCTCGCCCCTGATTGGCCGCATCGTCTTCACCCGGGAGCGGCCCTCCCCCTGTCTCAGCAGTGGCAGTAGTAAGAAACCCAGGGTGCTGCGGCAGAAATCGGACCACGGTGCGTTCAGCCAGACGCCCGCCATGAAGAAGCAGCCGGACCGGCACCTTCCCTCGCCGCCGGCACTCGACAGCATCATCACCGAGTATCTGCGTGAGCAGCACGCCCGCTGCAAGAACCCCGTCACCACCTGCCCGCCGTTTTCCCTTTTCACCCCTCACCAGTGCCCCGAGCCCAAGCAGCGACGCCAGGCGCCCACCAACTTCACCCCCCGGCACACACGCAGGGTGGTCTATCCCAAATATGGCGGCGTGGATGGAGGCTGCTTCGACAGACACCTCATCTTCAGCAG ATTCCGGCCAATCTCGGTGTTCAGGGAGGCGGAGGAGGACGAGAGCGGCTTCATGTGCTGTGCCTTCTCTGCGCGCGAGCGCTTCCTTATGCTGGGCACCTGCACGGGGCAGCTGAAGCTCTACAATGTCTTCACAGGGCAGGAGGAAGCCAGCTATAACTGCCACAGCTCAGCCATCACACACTTGGAGCCCTCGAGG GATGGCTCTTTGCTGCTCACATCAGCCTCGTGGAGTTACCCCCTCTCTGCACTCTGGGGCATGCAGTCAGTATTCATTATAAA GCATTCCTTTTTAGATGATCATTACGTGGAGTTTAGCAAACTTTCTCAGGACCGAGTCATTGGCACAAAGGAATATATCGCTCAT ATATATGACATCCAGACTGGCCAGAAGATCCTGACTCTCAACAACCCCGACTTGGCCAACAATTACAAGAGGAACTGCGCGACATTTAACCCCACAGATGACCTGGTGCTGAATGACGGCGTGCTGTGGGATGTGCGCTCTGCTCAAGCCATACACAAGTTTGATAAGTTCAACATGAACATCAGTGGTGTCTTCCATCCCAATGGACTTGAGGTCATCATCAACACAGAGATT TGGGACTTGCGGACTTTTCACCTTCTCCACACGGTCCCAGCCCTGGACCAGTGCCGGATAGTCTTCAACAACAATGGTACAGTCATCTACGGAG CGATGCTACAGGCCGATGATGAGGAGGACATGATGGAGCAGCAGCTAAAAAGCCCCTTTGGCTCCTCCTTCAGGACGTTTGATGCAACTGACTACAAGCCCATTG CAACAATTGATGTaaaaaggaatatttttgacCTTTGCACGGACACTAAGGACTGCTATCTAGCTGTTATTGAG AACCAAGATTCAATCAACATGGATACAGTCTGCCGGCTCTATGAGGTGGGCCGGCAGCGATTagcagaggaagaggaagacgaAGAAGACCAG GAGGATGAAGACCAGGAGGATGACGAcgatgacgacgacgacgatTCTGATGATGACCTGGATGATGTAGACACAGATCCCTTGCTCGCAGAGCTAGAGAATGAGAATGGAggtgaagaggaggaagaggaagaggaggaggacggAGAGCACGACTTCTCACCTTCTGATGATGAGGAGGTGGCACGCCTGCTGGAAGAAGGGGAGGAAGACGATGATGACGACGATGATGAAGATTCGGACGACAATGAAGATGTTGAGCTCATTCTGGAGAACA ACAGTTCTGACAATTCGGACCTGGAGGATGACATCATTCTGTCTCTGAATGAGTGA